ATTTCAAAGTTTTTTTTGTAAAGTCATCTACTCCAGGCAAAAAGTCCATTAACCCTGACAATAAATTTTGAACTGAAAAAGGTGTAAAAGTTGAAAAAACTTCTGTATTTAAAATTCCCTCTTCTGCTGCGCACTGGTCACACAAATGCATTTCAGTTTTTACTCCGTTTACTATTTTAGTGTAATGAACTGTAGCAGGCCTTATTTTGCATTTATCACACATCATAAAAATTACCTCCTTTACTTGTTGCGAGCAATTTCCATAAGCATTGCCTTAAGTAGTAATGCTCGCAACATATTCTTATCTTCCTGAGAAAAAGGAAGAATTTTATCATTAACTACAGCTTTCATCAAAGCTGCTTCCCTGGACGTTATAATATTGTGGTCTAAAAGAGCATCAATGTAGTATCTAGCTTTACTCTCAGAAATATTATCCCCTATGTTTTCTATTATTTTATTTATCCAATTGTTTGATATAGAAGTTTTATAAATTTTTATATAACCTCCGCCGCCTCTTTTACTTTCTATGATGTATCCTCTGTCAATAGTAAAACGCGTCTCTAACACATAGTTTATTTGAGATGGCGCACAATTAAAAACATTTGCTAATTCATTTCTTTGAATTTCTACATAATGCTTACCAGCCTCTTCCATTAGCTCTTTTATAAAATTTTCAATCAAATCACTAAGCCTTGCCATCGCCATCACCACGTCTCTTACTTTTACTTTGACTTTCTTTGACCTTCGAATATATTTTTGCATTTTTTTGTCCTCTCGTCAATAGCTTTTTCACGCTAAAGCAAGTGATTTTTTCTAATATTTTCATCAAATAATAAAAATATCTCTCATATTCTAAAATTTTCACCATTTTTCATTCATTTTCATAGTTTTCTTCCTCTTCATCTGCCAACTCTTGACGGTCTTCTTGATTTATAAGAGATGAAAAATTGCTTTTTCCCTTTAAATTCTTTCTATCTGTATTTTGGTAAGTCTCTTCTTCAAAAAAATTCCCTCTTACAGATTTATATAGCTTTCCTTTGAAAAATTTTTGACTTTTATTCATATCCTCCACCTCTTGCTCACTTTATTATTTATTAAAGCTATTTTCAAACTCTTTTAAATCTAAATTGACTCTCGCTACCCCAGTCTCTATTGCTGCTTTCGCAACTGCTATTGCTACATTTTTAAGAACTCTTTTATCAAAAGGCTTTGGAATTATATATTCCGGAGTAAGTTCATTTTCTAAAATAGTCTGGGCAATAGAATACGCAGCACTAATTTTCATCTCTTCATTAATTGTAGTAGCCCTAACTTCTAATGCCCCTCTAAATATACCCGGAAAAGCTAACACATTATTTATTTGGTTTGGAAAATCAGATCTGCCAGTACCTACTACATAAGCTCCTGCCTCTTTTGCTTCATCAGGATATATCTCAGGCACTGGATTAGCTAATGCGAAAACTATCGGTTTTTTTGCCATTGTTTTTATCATTTCTTTATTTAATACATTAGGTGCTGATACTCCAATAAACACATCTGCTCCTTTTAAAGCATCTTTTAAAAGCCCTTTTAATCTTCCTTTATTTGATATTTTTGCAATCTCTTTTTTAGAGAAGTCTTCATCTTCTCTTCCTTCATATATGATACCACTTCTATCGCAAACTATTACATCTTTTATACCCGCCTTTATTAAAAATTTAGCAATAGCAATCCCTGCCGCTCCAGCTCCATTTACAACGGCAGTAACTTCTTTTAATTCCTTTTCTACAATTTTTAAAGCATTTATTAAAGCAGCCAAAGTTACAACTGCCGTTCCATGCTGGTCATCATGAAATACAGGTATATCCAAAATTTCGTCCAACTTTCTTTCTATTTCAAAACAACGAGGAGCAGAAATATCTTCAAGATTTATACCTCCAAAAGCAGGTGAAATATTCACCACAGTTTTTATAATTTCTTCAACATCTTGAGTAGCAAGACATATAGGTACTGCATCAACGCCTCCAAATTCTTTAAATAAAACTGCTTTTCCTTCCATAACAGGTAGTGCTGCGTAGGGCCCTATGTTTCCTAAACCTAAAACAGCTGAACCATCTGTCACAACCGCAATCATGTGGCTTTTTGTAGTATATTCATATACTAAATCACTATTTTTATGTATCTCCTTACAAGGCTCTGCAACACCTGGGGTATAGGTTAAAGCTAAATCTTTGTCATTTTTCGCTTCTACTTTGCTTATAATTTCAAGTTTGCCTCTATTTTCTTTGTGAAGTTTTAAAGTTTCTTCTCTTATATTCATTTCATAAAGTCCTCCTCTAATACCCGTGTTTTCTTATATTATAACTTAAATATTTTTTAGAAAAAAGTTATTAGCTGCACTAAAAATAAAGCCTGCAAAAGCAGGCTTACAGACTGTAGACAAACTTTCGTAAAGGAGATATTTTGCATAAGGAGCGACTTGTTACAAAGCGGTAACAAAACTTAGCAAGACCGAGGGTGGAGGCAGGGCCGAAGCCATGGATGGCGAAGGCGGGCACCTGAGGCAAGGAGGCCGATTGTGCCCGGTACCCTGCCGGAGCCCGAAGGTCGAGCTTTAGTTTTGTCGCTTTGGAACATCGGAGCGACGATGCAAAATATCTCCTTTGAATATTTTTTAACTTTGTCAACAAACTGAAAGCCTGCAAAAGCAGGCTTATTCTTCTTTTTCTTTTAATTTCTTCCTTTCTTCTATTATTTTTTGTGCCACATTAGGTGGAGCTTCTTCATATCTTGCAAAAGTCATTTTGAAGTCTCCTCTTGCTTGTGTCAAAGACCTTAAATCTGTCGCATATCTATTCATTTCAGCCAAAGGCACTTCTGCTGTGATTACTTCTAAATTGTCTTTTGACTCCATGCCTAAAATTCTTCCTCTTCTCTTATTCAAATCCCCAATGATATCTCCCATGTATTCTTCAGGTACCACCACTTCTACTCTCATAATGGGTTCTAAAAGAACTGGATTTGCTTGTTCCATTCCCTTTTTAAAAGCAAGAGATGCAGCAATTTTGAAAGCCATTTCAGAAGAATCAACAGGATGGTAGGAACCATCTACCAAAGTAGCTTTAATGTTTACAACAGGATAACGAGCAAGCACACCTTCTTTCATACTTTCTCTCAAGCCTTTTTCTACTGCTGGAATATATTGTTTGGGAACAGCTCCACCAAAGATTTTATCTTCAAACTCAAATTCACTGTTGGGATTTGGCTCAAATTCAATCCACACATGACCATATTGTCCATGTCCACCTGTCTGCTTTTTATGCTTTCCTTCTACTTTGACTTTACCCTTTATCGTCTCTCTATAGGGTACGATTGGGTCTGTCAAGGTGCATTCTACTCCAAACTTGTTCATCAACTTTTTAGAAATTACTTCTATATGCTGCTCTCCCATTCCATAAACTATCATTTGACCAGTCTCTAAATTCTTTTCTACTTTAAAAGTCGGATCTTCTTCTTGCAACCTTTGGAGCCCATTGCTAATTTTTTCCTCATCCCCTTTGGATTTAGGTTCAATAGCAAGTGAAAGTGTAGGCTGTGGGAAATCAATAGGTGCTAATGTCACAGGTTTAGAAAGGTCACATAAAGTATCTCCTGTCATTGTATATTGAAGCTTTGCAACTGCTCCTATATCTCCAGCTACTAACTTAGATACAGGCATCTGCTTTTTCCCTCTTAAAATGTAAAGCTGGCTTATTTTTTCTTGCATCTGCTTATTTGAATTAAGTAGTGTAGAATCAGAAGTTAGAGTACCTGATACAACCTTAAAAATAGATAGTCTGCCCACATAAGGATCTGCTATAGTTTTAAATACAAATGCGGCTACTGGTCCATTTTCACTAGCTTTTTCTCGTTCTATATCCAGAGGTGATGGCAAAAATTCTACAATAGCATCTAATAATTTATCTGTTCCAATATTTTTAAGGCTTGAACCGCATAAAACAGGCATTAACTCTCCAATTCTTATGCTGTTTTTGATTCCTTCTTTCATTTCTTCTTGTGTAAATTCTTCTCCTCCAAAGTACTTTTCCATTAAAGTTTCATCGTTTTCAGCAATGTTCTCAATCAATTCCTCTTTGGCCGATAAAACTTTATCCATCAAATCTG
The sequence above is a segment of the Thermoanaerobacter ethanolicus JW 200 genome. Coding sequences within it:
- a CDS encoding CtsR family transcriptional regulator; its protein translation is MAMARLSDLIENFIKELMEEAGKHYVEIQRNELANVFNCAPSQINYVLETRFTIDRGYIIESKRGGGGYIKIYKTSISNNWINKIIENIGDNISESKARYYIDALLDHNIITSREAALMKAVVNDKILPFSQEDKNMLRALLLKAMLMEIARNK
- a CDS encoding NAD(P)-dependent malic enzyme; the encoded protein is MNIREETLKLHKENRGKLEIISKVEAKNDKDLALTYTPGVAEPCKEIHKNSDLVYEYTTKSHMIAVVTDGSAVLGLGNIGPYAALPVMEGKAVLFKEFGGVDAVPICLATQDVEEIIKTVVNISPAFGGINLEDISAPRCFEIERKLDEILDIPVFHDDQHGTAVVTLAALINALKIVEKELKEVTAVVNGAGAAGIAIAKFLIKAGIKDVIVCDRSGIIYEGREDEDFSKKEIAKISNKGRLKGLLKDALKGADVFIGVSAPNVLNKEMIKTMAKKPIVFALANPVPEIYPDEAKEAGAYVVGTGRSDFPNQINNVLAFPGIFRGALEVRATTINEEMKISAAYSIAQTILENELTPEYIIPKPFDKRVLKNVAIAVAKAAIETGVARVNLDLKEFENSFNK
- the fusA gene encoding elongation factor G — protein: MKDYKTNQIRNVGLVSHGGAGKTTLTEAFLFNTKVIDRMGRVENGTTVSDYDPEEIARQISISTSVIPVEWRECKINILDMPGYFDFFGEVVSGLRVVDSVIIPVCAASGVEVGTEKVFNMAKKNKLPIIFFINKMDRENADYFKTLNQLMDKFGNKVIPLTFPIGSEQSFKGYVDVLTQKAYVYDEKGVKETEVPADLMDKVLSAKEELIENIAENDETLMEKYFGGEEFTQEEMKEGIKNSIRIGELMPVLCGSSLKNIGTDKLLDAIVEFLPSPLDIEREKASENGPVAAFVFKTIADPYVGRLSIFKVVSGTLTSDSTLLNSNKQMQEKISQLYILRGKKQMPVSKLVAGDIGAVAKLQYTMTGDTLCDLSKPVTLAPIDFPQPTLSLAIEPKSKGDEEKISNGLQRLQEEDPTFKVEKNLETGQMIVYGMGEQHIEVISKKLMNKFGVECTLTDPIVPYRETIKGKVKVEGKHKKQTGGHGQYGHVWIEFEPNPNSEFEFEDKIFGGAVPKQYIPAVEKGLRESMKEGVLARYPVVNIKATLVDGSYHPVDSSEMAFKIAASLAFKKGMEQANPVLLEPIMRVEVVVPEEYMGDIIGDLNKRRGRILGMESKDNLEVITAEVPLAEMNRYATDLRSLTQARGDFKMTFARYEEAPPNVAQKIIEERKKLKEKEE